From a single Streptomyces sp. NBC_00377 genomic region:
- a CDS encoding methyltransferase domain-containing protein, which produces MTLLRDADLAAAFDHAARSYDTLVAANPGYHAQLRRSARRLGLPDGGRGMRVLDLGCGTGASTAALAAVLPDAEITAVDASAGMLERAAAKPWTDNVTFVHAPAEQLAQAGVAGPFDAVFAAYLFRNAADPDGVLATVRDLLGPHGRLAVHEYTLSGRPVHRAVWTAVCGGIVLPVATALGDGGLYRHLWRSVVGFDTAGEFAARVRSAGFDRVKVLPLPGWQAGITHTFVARREVLDAAGDR; this is translated from the coding sequence ATGACCCTGCTGCGCGACGCGGACCTGGCCGCCGCGTTCGACCACGCCGCCCGCAGCTACGACACGCTGGTGGCCGCCAACCCGGGCTACCACGCCCAGCTGCGCCGTTCCGCGCGCCGCCTCGGCCTGCCGGACGGCGGGCGCGGCATGCGCGTCCTCGACCTCGGCTGCGGCACCGGCGCCTCGACCGCCGCCCTCGCCGCCGTTCTCCCCGACGCCGAGATCACGGCGGTGGACGCCTCCGCCGGAATGCTGGAGCGAGCGGCCGCGAAGCCCTGGACGGACAACGTGACCTTCGTGCACGCCCCGGCGGAACAGCTGGCGCAGGCCGGCGTCGCCGGCCCGTTCGACGCCGTGTTCGCGGCCTACCTCTTCCGTAACGCGGCCGACCCGGACGGCGTGCTCGCGACCGTGCGCGACCTCCTCGGGCCGCACGGGCGGCTGGCGGTGCACGAGTACACCCTCAGCGGACGGCCCGTCCACCGCGCGGTGTGGACGGCGGTCTGCGGCGGCATCGTGCTGCCCGTGGCCACCGCCCTCGGGGACGGCGGGCTGTACCGCCACCTGTGGCGCAGCGTCGTCGGGTTCGACACCGCCGGCGAGTTCGCCGCCCGGGTCCGCTCGGCCGGGTTCGACCGGGTCAAGGTGCTGCCCCTGCCCGGCTGGCAGGCGGGCATCACCCACACCTTCGTCGCCAGGCGCGAGGTCCTCGACGCGGCCGGTGACCGGTGA
- a CDS encoding lycopene cyclase family protein: MLDADVAIVGAGAAGLSLAHRLSHRAPGTRRLSVLLVEAPPGPLRPPSRTWCFWERGRGRYDAAVTATWQRLRVHTPDGRAVEDCIAPLRYKMIRSDDFEGLIAHDLAQSGQVRRLEATAETVEGVPGGAQVLTRTADGRAQTVRARWVFDSRPLGSLPAARTTLLQHFHGWFVRSDRPVFDVGTVELMDFRTPQPPRGLSFGYVLPTGDRQALVEYTEFSPQVLSPQGYEAALRRYTEDVLGLTGFEVVSTETGVIPMTDAPFARQSAQSVFRIGAAGGATRPSTGYTFAAVQRQTRAVARALAAGRRPLPPPAHSARSRAMDAVMLRALDSGRVAGADFFAHLFTRVPMERLLRFLDGRTRLHEDLSVGIRTPVLPMLRSAAELPCLPRRPFPGP, from the coding sequence ATGCTCGACGCGGACGTGGCCATCGTGGGCGCGGGAGCCGCGGGACTGTCCCTGGCCCACCGGCTGTCGCACCGCGCGCCCGGGACGCGTCGGCTGTCGGTGCTCCTGGTGGAGGCCCCGCCCGGCCCCCTGCGGCCGCCCAGCCGGACCTGGTGCTTCTGGGAGCGCGGCCGGGGACGCTACGACGCGGCCGTGACCGCGACCTGGCAGCGGCTGCGGGTCCACACCCCGGACGGACGGGCCGTCGAGGACTGCATCGCGCCGCTGCGGTACAAGATGATCCGCTCGGACGACTTCGAGGGCCTGATCGCGCACGATCTCGCGCAGAGCGGCCAGGTCCGGCGGCTCGAGGCGACCGCCGAGACGGTCGAGGGCGTCCCCGGCGGGGCCCAGGTCCTCACCCGCACCGCCGACGGACGTGCACAGACCGTCCGCGCCCGCTGGGTGTTCGACTCGCGCCCGCTCGGCAGCCTCCCGGCGGCCCGCACCACGCTGCTCCAGCACTTCCACGGCTGGTTCGTCCGCTCCGACCGGCCGGTCTTCGACGTCGGCACGGTCGAACTCATGGACTTCCGCACGCCGCAGCCGCCGAGGGGCCTGTCCTTCGGCTACGTCCTGCCCACCGGCGACCGGCAGGCCCTCGTCGAGTACACCGAGTTCTCCCCCCAGGTCCTGTCCCCGCAGGGTTACGAGGCCGCGCTGCGCCGGTACACCGAGGACGTCCTCGGCCTCACCGGGTTCGAGGTCGTGTCGACCGAGACCGGGGTGATCCCGATGACCGACGCCCCGTTCGCCCGGCAGTCGGCCCAGTCGGTCTTCCGCATCGGTGCGGCGGGAGGCGCGACCCGCCCGTCCACCGGCTACACCTTCGCCGCCGTACAGCGCCAGACACGAGCCGTCGCCCGTGCCCTGGCGGCAGGGCGCCGCCCGCTGCCGCCACCCGCCCACTCGGCCCGCTCCCGCGCCATGGACGCGGTGATGCTGCGCGCCCTCGACAGCGGTCGGGTCGCCGGCGCCGACTTCTTCGCGCACCTCTTCACCCGGGTGCCGATGGAGCGGCTGCTGCGCTTCCTCGACGGCCGCACCCGTCTCCACGAGGACCTCTCCGTCGGGATCCGCACCCCCGTACTGCCGATGCTCCGCTCCGCCGCGGAGCTCCCCTGTCTGCCCCGCCGCCCCTTCCCCGGACCGTGA
- a CDS encoding polyprenyl synthetase family protein, with the protein MRPSEAKDHHAAGPPPGPHHGPGQTSGPGAHPHLTGPAGAPGSRPEDAAFAPFLPDVSDLRALDDDVPAAVGHVLDRILAERAARAGALDPVFAHDLADRVARFTLDGGKRTRSQFVWWALRACGGKGPAAAAALRVGAALELIQTCALVHDDVMDGSRLRRGRPSLHADVEAQYADAARSSHQGTRFGEAAAILAGDLALVWADDVLAETESAPDTARRVRGLWSAMRTEMVAGQYLDLQGQTTSSRSSVRAIRAACLKSALYSVERPLALGAALAGADAATTTALCSAGRCIGIAFQLRDDLDDVFGSASRTGKPSGCDIRSGKPTYLVAVAQARAESSGDHQALAVLRHSLGRAELSEAGLAEVRSVLVATGARETVEARIERLAAQGMHHLDTAVLETDGRERLRALLHSAAGAPPEGRLSRGSPRIEDGLSDAGNGSPGSLLLTAGAEGATR; encoded by the coding sequence ATGCGCCCCAGCGAGGCGAAGGACCACCATGCGGCCGGACCGCCGCCCGGCCCGCACCACGGGCCCGGGCAGACCTCCGGCCCCGGTGCGCACCCGCACCTCACGGGGCCCGCCGGCGCACCCGGCAGCCGGCCGGAAGACGCTGCCTTCGCCCCGTTCCTTCCGGATGTGAGCGACCTGCGGGCCCTCGACGACGACGTCCCCGCAGCCGTCGGACACGTGCTCGACCGCATTCTGGCCGAACGCGCCGCCCGGGCCGGCGCCCTCGATCCGGTGTTCGCCCACGACCTCGCCGACCGGGTCGCCCGTTTCACCCTGGACGGCGGCAAGCGCACCCGGTCGCAGTTCGTGTGGTGGGCCCTGCGTGCCTGCGGCGGGAAGGGCCCGGCCGCGGCGGCCGCCCTGCGCGTCGGCGCCGCGCTCGAACTCATCCAGACCTGCGCGCTGGTCCACGACGACGTGATGGACGGCTCCCGGCTGCGCCGCGGCCGGCCCTCCCTGCACGCGGACGTCGAAGCCCAGTACGCCGACGCGGCCCGCTCCTCTCATCAGGGCACGCGTTTCGGCGAGGCGGCGGCGATCCTCGCCGGGGACCTGGCCCTGGTGTGGGCGGACGACGTGCTCGCCGAGACCGAGTCGGCGCCGGACACCGCACGCCGGGTGCGCGGCCTGTGGAGCGCCATGCGGACGGAGATGGTCGCCGGGCAGTACCTGGACCTCCAGGGCCAGACCACCTCGTCGCGCTCCTCGGTCCGGGCGATCCGGGCCGCCTGTCTCAAGAGCGCCCTGTACTCCGTGGAACGGCCGCTGGCCCTCGGTGCCGCGCTGGCGGGCGCGGACGCCGCCACGACCACGGCACTGTGTTCGGCCGGCCGGTGCATCGGCATCGCGTTCCAGCTCCGCGACGACCTCGACGACGTCTTCGGCAGCGCGAGCCGGACCGGCAAGCCCTCGGGCTGCGACATCCGCTCGGGCAAGCCCACCTACCTCGTCGCCGTGGCGCAGGCCCGGGCCGAGTCGTCCGGCGACCACCAGGCCCTCGCGGTGCTGCGGCACTCGCTCGGCCGGGCCGAACTGTCCGAGGCCGGTCTCGCCGAGGTGCGGAGCGTCCTCGTGGCCACCGGCGCGCGGGAGACGGTCGAGGCCAGGATCGAACGGCTGGCCGCCCAGGGGATGCACCACCTGGACACCGCGGTGCTGGAGACGGACGGCCGTGAGCGCTTGCGTGCACTGCTGCACTCGGCCGCCGGGGCGCCACCCGAGGGGCGGCTCTCCCGCGGCTCGCCCCGCATCGAGGACGGCCTGTCCGACGCCGGGAACGGCTCGCCCGGGTCACTGCTGCTCACCGCCGGCGCCGAGGGGGCCACCCGATGA